A section of the Puniceicoccaceae bacterium genome encodes:
- a CDS encoding DUF4915 domain-containing protein, whose amino-acid sequence MYIVSFVNQILSPNLRLGLFDKEFKSFNYLDANLEIDASGATGIDFAIDQRLIYVAFQSSHICVFDHRFALVQRFHHSSIKDPHSILISNNHLFVVSTGNDSVFIIPLDDNGLLCGEPLREWTYPESDGTVDSIHVNSIINYHGRKLVSLFGSKVEEVGNENPNSGKVVTLDNKVIISGLKNPHSLFLINDRLCVLNSSEGEILDDTRGVLYKSKGYFRGVHCTGDKLLVGINKRRLLSKHRNHTIRGRIEDFESEIDHSAIEIIDTHSWKRIDRIPFELYGREIYEIREVPFELEIAESTETAELQRLNGIENQFIQTIRKIDTRYSEESKVATEKFRKSEREVASLSQTIEELKSELDRVRKSEEEFKKRFSVLSQINLENEDQLVSRTQKLKSSQIRAAALEEALDIAERQLIDTQFELENIRRSRLWRIRNCAVGVLKAAKIV is encoded by the coding sequence CTGAGGTTAGGGTTGTTTGATAAGGAATTTAAATCCTTTAATTATTTAGATGCGAATCTCGAAATTGACGCCTCTGGAGCTACAGGAATCGACTTTGCTATCGATCAGAGATTGATTTATGTTGCCTTTCAAAGTTCGCATATTTGTGTGTTTGATCATCGTTTTGCCTTAGTTCAAAGGTTTCATCATTCATCGATAAAAGATCCTCACTCGATTCTTATATCCAATAATCACTTGTTTGTGGTTTCCACTGGTAATGATAGTGTATTTATAATACCATTGGATGACAACGGATTGCTTTGTGGTGAACCTTTGAGGGAATGGACTTATCCTGAAAGTGATGGAACCGTCGATTCGATTCATGTGAATTCAATTATTAATTACCACGGGAGGAAGCTGGTCTCCTTGTTTGGATCCAAGGTCGAAGAGGTTGGTAATGAAAATCCTAATTCTGGAAAGGTTGTTACCTTGGACAATAAAGTGATCATTTCGGGTCTCAAGAATCCACATAGTCTATTTTTGATAAATGATCGGTTGTGTGTTTTGAATTCATCCGAAGGTGAAATTCTTGATGATACTAGAGGAGTTCTCTACAAGTCAAAAGGTTACTTTAGAGGAGTTCATTGCACTGGAGATAAACTACTTGTTGGCATAAATAAGCGTCGACTTTTGTCTAAACATCGCAATCATACAATTCGAGGAAGGATCGAGGATTTCGAGAGTGAAATCGACCATTCCGCGATTGAAATAATTGACACCCATTCGTGGAAACGCATTGATAGAATTCCGTTCGAATTGTATGGACGAGAGATTTATGAAATTCGTGAGGTTCCGTTCGAACTCGAAATTGCAGAATCAACCGAAACAGCTGAACTTCAAAGGCTTAATGGAATTGAGAATCAATTTATTCAAACAATCCGAAAGATTGATACCAGATATTCCGAAGAATCGAAAGTTGCGACAGAGAAGTTTCGAAAATCTGAGCGTGAAGTTGCATCGCTGTCCCAAACCATAGAGGAATTAAAGTCCGAATTGGATCGAGTCAGGAAGTCAGAAGAGGAGTTCAAGAAGAGATTTTCCGTTCTTTCCCAGATCAACCTTGAGAACGAAGATCAGCTTGTTTCTCGAACACAGAAGTTGAAATCCAGTCAGATCCGAGCAGCTGCTCTTGAAGAGGCCTTGGATATCGCCGAAAGGCAATTGATTGATACCCAGTTTGAACTTGAGAACATCCGGCGGTCAAGATTATGGAGAATTAGAAATTGTGCTGTGGGTGTTCTGAAGGCTGCTAAAATTGTATAA